A window of Streptomyces marispadix contains these coding sequences:
- a CDS encoding metallophosphoesterase, with translation MRPRYGIPLTLTALGAACVGYATLVEPRSFRLRRITIPVLPPGMQSLRLLHVSDIHMVSGQRKKQRWLRSLAGLRPDFVINTGDNLSDPEAVPEVLDALAPLMEFPGAYVFGSNDYYGPKLRNPARYLLEKASGRHGLNGNAPAVGAVHNPWEGLRDAFDAAGWAGLSNTRGRLKLDGGQEIALTGLDDPHIKRDRYSAVIGGPERDADFSLAVVHAPYLRSLDAFTADGYPLILAGHTHGGQLCVPFYGALVTNCDLDTDRVKGLSTHIAGGNRSYLHVSAGCGANRYTPVRFACPPEATLLTLTVRD, from the coding sequence ATGCGCCCGCGATACGGAATCCCCCTCACCCTGACGGCACTCGGTGCGGCCTGCGTCGGCTATGCCACGCTCGTCGAACCCCGCTCATTCCGCCTGCGGCGCATCACAATTCCCGTACTCCCGCCGGGCATGCAGTCCCTGCGCCTACTGCACGTCTCGGACATCCACATGGTCAGCGGGCAGCGCAAGAAGCAGCGCTGGCTGAGGTCGCTGGCGGGCCTCCGCCCCGACTTCGTGATCAACACCGGCGACAACCTCTCCGACCCCGAGGCCGTGCCCGAGGTGCTCGACGCCTTGGCCCCGCTGATGGAGTTCCCCGGCGCCTACGTCTTCGGCTCCAACGACTACTACGGCCCGAAGCTGCGCAACCCCGCCCGCTATCTGCTGGAGAAGGCCTCGGGGCGCCACGGCCTCAACGGCAACGCACCCGCCGTAGGCGCCGTGCACAACCCCTGGGAGGGCCTGCGCGACGCCTTCGACGCGGCAGGCTGGGCCGGGCTCAGCAACACCCGCGGCCGGCTCAAGCTCGACGGCGGCCAGGAGATCGCCCTCACCGGCCTCGACGACCCGCACATCAAACGGGACCGCTACAGCGCCGTCATCGGCGGCCCCGAACGCGACGCGGACTTCTCACTCGCGGTCGTACACGCCCCGTATCTGCGCTCCCTCGACGCCTTCACCGCCGACGGCTACCCGCTGATCCTCGCCGGGCACACCCACGGCGGCCAGCTCTGCGTCCCCTTCTACGGCGCCCTCGTCACCAACTGCGACCTGGACACCGACCGCGTCAAGGGCCTCTCCACCCACATCGCGGGCGGGAACCGCTCCTACCTCCACGTCTCCGCCGGCTGCGGCGCCAACCGCTACACCCCGGTCCGCTTCGCCTGCCCCCCGGAGGCGACACTGCTGACGCTCACCGTCCGCGACTGA
- a CDS encoding GatB/YqeY domain-containing protein has protein sequence MTTLKSRLQDDLTAAIKERDELRSATLRMTLAAISKEEVAGKSARELTDDEVQKVITREAKKRREAAEAFADGGRAAQAERERAEGEVLSGYLPAQLTDEELDALVGEAVAEAQAGGAEGPRAMGAVMKIVNPKVQGRADGGRVAAAVKRRLAEG, from the coding sequence ATGACTACGCTCAAGTCCCGTTTGCAGGACGACCTTACGGCAGCGATCAAGGAACGCGACGAGCTGCGCTCCGCCACTCTCCGCATGACCCTCGCGGCGATCTCCAAGGAGGAGGTCGCGGGCAAGTCCGCACGTGAACTCACGGACGACGAGGTGCAGAAGGTGATCACGCGGGAGGCGAAGAAGCGGCGTGAGGCGGCCGAGGCGTTCGCCGACGGCGGCCGGGCCGCGCAGGCCGAACGGGAGCGCGCCGAAGGCGAGGTGCTGTCCGGCTATCTGCCCGCGCAGCTCACGGACGAGGAGTTGGACGCGCTGGTCGGTGAGGCCGTCGCGGAGGCGCAGGCCGGGGGAGCGGAGGGCCCGCGTGCGATGGGCGCCGTGATGAAGATCGTCAACCCGAAGGTGCAGGGCCGGGCCGACGGCGGACGGGTCGCGGCGGCGGTCAAGAGACGGCTCGCAGAGGGCTGA
- a CDS encoding transglycosylase domain-containing protein: MVKKRSGGGEGETPFQQGAKFLGVSVLAGAVLAGLALPAAGGLGLVTKNTVQGFDELPANLKRPPLSQRTTILDSGGGEIAKVYSRDRTVVDLADISPHMRKAIVAIEDARFYRHGAVDLKGILRALNRNAQNGQVEEGASSLTQQYVKNVFVEEAGDDPDKVAQATQQTVGRKIKELKYAIQVEETLGKKKILENYLNITFFGQQAYGVEAAAQRYFSKSARDLDVAESALLAGIVQSPARYDPVQHEDTARKRRDTVISRMEALGHISAKTAREAREKPLDLDMSKPENGCITASHGAGFFCDYVREVFLNDPAFGDSRKARAKRWNRGGLTIKTTLDPQAQKSVEASVERHVRKSDKVATAASIVEPGTGRILGMGQSRPYGFGENETQINLSVDDDMGGGAGYQPGSTFKPVIAAAALERGMSVYKKYPSPYKMRYPSPVNTCGGQWSGSAPVENENKREVGPYEMKEATAKSVNTYFVSLIGETGICPVTQMAKKMGIQRADGKEIDQVPSITLGTQEMSPLTMAEGYATFAARGMHCTPVAVESITDARGKKLPVPKTSCRRAMSERTADTVNSLLRGVVEDGTGKQAGLDGRDSAGKTGTTDQRYAAWFVGYTPNMSGAVWVGDPTHKTQMTNISIGGVYHDKVFGGEVPGPIWRDAMAGALDGKPAPRFNLIPIDDDKDKGRDKPKPPDDDPWPDITLPPDFIGGGGNGGPDGGTTTGQDGGTIGGDLGGNGNGGRGGGTGGRFGGTGF; this comes from the coding sequence ATGGTGAAGAAGCGTTCGGGCGGCGGAGAGGGAGAGACGCCCTTCCAGCAAGGCGCCAAATTCCTGGGCGTCAGCGTGCTGGCGGGCGCCGTGCTGGCCGGACTCGCGCTCCCCGCGGCCGGTGGTCTCGGCCTCGTCACGAAGAACACCGTCCAGGGCTTCGACGAGCTGCCCGCCAACCTCAAGCGCCCGCCGCTGAGTCAGCGCACCACCATCCTCGACTCCGGCGGCGGTGAGATCGCCAAGGTCTACTCCCGCGACCGCACGGTCGTCGACCTCGCCGACATATCGCCGCACATGCGCAAGGCGATCGTCGCCATCGAGGACGCCCGCTTCTACAGACACGGCGCCGTCGACCTCAAGGGCATCCTGCGCGCGCTCAACCGCAACGCCCAGAACGGCCAGGTCGAGGAGGGCGCTTCGTCACTGACACAGCAGTATGTGAAGAACGTCTTCGTGGAGGAGGCCGGGGACGACCCCGACAAGGTCGCCCAGGCCACACAGCAGACCGTCGGCCGGAAGATCAAGGAACTCAAGTACGCGATCCAGGTCGAGGAGACCCTCGGCAAGAAGAAGATCCTCGAGAACTACCTCAACATCACCTTCTTCGGGCAGCAGGCGTACGGCGTCGAGGCCGCGGCCCAGCGCTACTTCTCCAAGTCCGCACGTGACCTCGACGTCGCGGAGTCCGCGCTGCTGGCGGGCATCGTCCAGTCACCGGCCCGCTACGACCCCGTACAGCACGAGGACACGGCCAGGAAGCGCCGCGACACCGTGATCTCGCGCATGGAGGCCCTCGGCCACATCTCCGCGAAGACGGCGCGGGAAGCCCGTGAGAAGCCCCTCGACCTCGACATGAGCAAGCCGGAGAACGGCTGCATCACCGCCTCGCACGGCGCGGGCTTCTTCTGCGACTACGTACGCGAAGTCTTCCTCAACGACCCGGCGTTCGGGGACTCGCGCAAGGCTCGCGCCAAGCGCTGGAACAGGGGCGGGCTGACGATCAAGACCACCCTGGACCCGCAGGCGCAGAAGTCGGTCGAGGCGTCCGTCGAGCGCCACGTACGCAAGTCGGACAAGGTGGCGACGGCCGCGTCGATCGTCGAGCCGGGTACGGGACGCATCCTGGGCATGGGCCAGTCACGTCCGTACGGCTTCGGTGAGAACGAGACGCAGATCAACCTGTCCGTGGACGACGACATGGGCGGCGGCGCCGGATACCAGCCGGGCTCCACCTTCAAGCCGGTGATCGCGGCGGCGGCGCTGGAACGCGGCATGAGCGTGTACAAGAAGTACCCGTCGCCGTACAAGATGCGCTATCCGTCCCCGGTGAACACCTGCGGCGGCCAGTGGAGCGGCAGCGCCCCGGTGGAGAACGAGAACAAGCGCGAGGTCGGCCCCTACGAGATGAAGGAGGCCACCGCGAAGTCGGTGAACACCTACTTCGTCTCCCTCATCGGCGAGACCGGCATCTGCCCCGTCACACAGATGGCGAAGAAGATGGGCATACAGCGGGCCGACGGCAAGGAGATCGACCAGGTCCCCTCCATCACCCTCGGGACGCAGGAGATGTCGCCGCTGACCATGGCCGAGGGGTACGCCACCTTCGCCGCCCGCGGCATGCACTGCACGCCCGTCGCGGTGGAGTCCATCACCGACGCCCGCGGCAAGAAGCTTCCCGTGCCGAAGACTTCGTGCCGGCGAGCCATGAGCGAGCGCACCGCCGATACGGTCAACTCGCTGCTGCGGGGCGTCGTCGAGGACGGTACGGGCAAGCAGGCCGGGCTCGACGGACGCGACAGCGCGGGCAAGACCGGTACGACGGACCAGCGTTACGCGGCATGGTTCGTGGGCTACACGCCGAACATGTCGGGCGCCGTATGGGTCGGCGACCCCACGCACAAGACGCAGATGACGAACATCTCCATCGGCGGCGTCTACCACGACAAGGTCTTCGGCGGCGAAGTCCCGGGCCCCATCTGGCGGGACGCGATGGCGGGCGCGCTGGACGGCAAGCCGGCGCCGCGCTTCAACCTCATCCCCATCGACGACGACAAGGACAAGGGCCGCGACAAGCCGAAGCCGCCGGACGACGACCCGTGGCCGGACATCACGCTGCCGCCTGACTTCATCGGCGGCGGAGGCAACGGCGGCCCGGACGGCGGCACGACCACAGGCCAGGACGGCGGCACCATCGGCGGCGACCTCGGCGGCAACGGCAACGGCGGCCGTGGCGGCGGCACGGGCGGGCGCTTCGGCGGGACGGGGTTCTAG
- a CDS encoding WhiB family transcriptional regulator: MGWVTDWSAQAACRTTDPDELFVQGAAQNRAKAVCTGCPVRTECLADALDNRVEFGVWGGMTERERRALLRRRPTVTSWRRLLETARLEYERGTGGVLPLDLEEAKDYAVNAVKDYAAAG; this comes from the coding sequence ATGGGCTGGGTAACCGACTGGAGTGCGCAGGCAGCCTGTCGCACTACCGATCCGGATGAACTGTTCGTGCAAGGCGCGGCACAGAACCGCGCCAAGGCCGTTTGCACAGGGTGCCCCGTGCGCACCGAGTGCCTGGCGGACGCCTTGGACAACCGAGTTGAGTTCGGTGTCTGGGGCGGTATGACCGAGCGGGAGCGCAGAGCGCTCCTGCGCCGCCGTCCCACGGTCACTTCCTGGCGCCGCCTGCTTGAGACGGCACGCCTGGAGTACGAGCGTGGTACGGGCGGAGTTCTGCCCCTGGACCTCGAGGAGGCCAAGGACTACGCCGTCAACGCGGTGAAGGACTACGCGGCTGCGGGCTGA
- a CDS encoding ArsA family ATPase produces the protein MTNGTRTGGAGNPSDARESREARESRGDPRSPLASELPLHVDPLIDDPDTRIVVCCGAGGVGKTTTAAAIGLRAAERGRRAVVLTIDPARRLAQSMGLTELDNTPRPVPGVDRSAGGELHAMMLDMKRTFDEIVEAHAEPERARAIMSNPFYESLSAGFAGTQEYMAMEKLGQLSAHGAAPGSQGGDGSWDLIVVDTPPSRSALDFLDAPKRLGSFLDGRFIKLLMAPAKAGGRAGMKFVNLGVAGLSMFTGALNKLLGTGLLRDVQTFVAAMDTMFGGFRKRADATYRLLQAPGTAFLVVAAPERDALREAAYFVERLAEERMPLAGLVLNRVHRSGASEIGAERALALAENLEEGGIVDRGHGNGDEHGAHSPGRDGSPGPETAGERRDTREDGHVPVPDSAMRPESAAEPTGRTEQNGQTGQLAAALLRLHAERMRLLTRERRTRDRFAALHPEVPVAEVGALAGDVHDLDGLRTIGGLLATGRPAA, from the coding sequence ATGACGAACGGGACCAGGACGGGCGGCGCCGGAAACCCAAGTGACGCGCGGGAGTCGCGGGAAGCACGGGAATCGCGGGGGGACCCGCGCAGTCCTCTCGCCTCCGAACTGCCCCTGCACGTAGACCCGTTGATCGACGACCCCGATACCCGGATCGTCGTCTGCTGCGGTGCGGGCGGCGTCGGCAAGACCACCACGGCCGCCGCGATCGGCCTGCGCGCGGCAGAGCGCGGACGCAGGGCCGTCGTCCTCACCATCGACCCCGCACGCCGCCTCGCCCAGTCGATGGGCCTCACCGAACTGGACAACACCCCGCGCCCCGTACCCGGCGTCGACAGGTCCGCCGGCGGCGAACTGCACGCCATGATGCTCGACATGAAGCGGACCTTCGACGAGATCGTCGAGGCGCACGCCGAACCCGAGCGTGCCCGCGCCATCATGTCCAACCCGTTCTACGAGTCGCTGTCGGCGGGCTTCGCGGGGACGCAGGAGTACATGGCGATGGAGAAGCTCGGCCAGCTCAGCGCCCACGGCGCCGCCCCCGGCTCGCAGGGCGGGGACGGCAGTTGGGACCTGATCGTCGTCGACACCCCTCCGTCGCGCTCGGCGCTGGACTTCCTGGACGCGCCGAAACGCCTGGGCTCCTTCCTGGACGGGCGGTTCATCAAGCTGCTCATGGCACCGGCGAAGGCCGGAGGCCGGGCGGGGATGAAGTTCGTCAACCTCGGGGTGGCCGGTCTGTCGATGTTCACCGGCGCGCTCAACAAGCTGCTGGGTACGGGCCTGTTGCGTGACGTGCAGACGTTCGTCGCGGCGATGGACACGATGTTCGGCGGATTCCGCAAGCGCGCGGACGCCACCTACCGGCTGCTTCAGGCGCCGGGCACGGCCTTCCTCGTGGTAGCGGCGCCCGAGCGGGACGCGCTCCGCGAAGCCGCGTACTTCGTGGAACGGCTGGCGGAGGAGCGGATGCCGCTCGCCGGGCTCGTGCTCAACCGCGTGCACCGCAGCGGCGCTTCGGAGATCGGCGCGGAGCGGGCGCTGGCCCTCGCGGAAAATCTTGAAGAGGGCGGCATTGTCGATCGAGGGCACGGGAATGGAGATGAACACGGCGCCCACTCCCCCGGGCGCGACGGCTCGCCCGGCCCCGAGACCGCCGGCGAGCGACGGGACACACGAGAGGACGGCCACGTCCCCGTCCCGGACTCCGCCATGCGGCCCGAATCCGCGGCGGAGCCGACGGGACGTACGGAACAAAACGGTCAGACGGGGCAACTCGCTGCCGCGCTGCTGAGGTTGCACGCCGAACGCATGCGGCTGCTCACGCGCGAGCGCCGCACCCGCGACCGCTTCGCCGCGCTGCACCCCGAGGTGCCCGTGGCGGAAGTGGGTGCGCTGGCGGGCGACGTGCACGACCTCGACGGTCTGCGCACGATCGGCGGACTGCTCGCGACGGGGCGGCCTGCGGCCTGA
- a CDS encoding ArsA-related P-loop ATPase: MSRLHVVTGKGGTGKTTVAAALALALAAGGRRTLLVEVEGRQGIAQLFETEPLPYEERKIAVAHDGGEVYALAIDPERALLDYLQMFYKLGSAGRALKKLGAIDFATTIAPGLRDVLLTGKACEAVRRRDSRERRVYDAVVMDAPPTGRITRFLGVNEEVAGLARVGPVHNQAQAVMRVLKSPETAVHLVTLLEEMPVQETADGVAELREAGLPVGAALVNMVRPRLVDEDLLHQVDRGPGGELAEALKRAGLSRAGRFVGPLLEQAHEHAERVALEQEQRSTLAKLDMPVYELDLLSEGVELAGLYQLAADLRDQLPARQERA, from the coding sequence GTGAGCAGGCTGCATGTTGTCACGGGCAAGGGCGGCACCGGCAAGACGACGGTCGCCGCGGCACTCGCGCTGGCCCTGGCCGCGGGAGGGAGGCGCACGCTCCTCGTCGAGGTCGAGGGGCGGCAGGGCATCGCGCAACTCTTCGAGACGGAGCCGCTTCCGTATGAGGAACGCAAGATCGCCGTCGCACACGACGGCGGCGAGGTGTACGCGCTCGCGATCGATCCCGAACGGGCGCTGCTGGACTACCTCCAGATGTTCTACAAGCTCGGCAGCGCGGGCCGCGCGCTGAAGAAGCTCGGCGCGATCGACTTCGCGACGACCATCGCACCGGGCCTGCGGGACGTGCTGCTCACGGGCAAGGCGTGCGAGGCGGTACGCCGCCGCGACTCCCGCGAACGGCGCGTGTACGACGCCGTGGTGATGGACGCGCCGCCCACCGGCCGCATCACACGCTTCCTCGGCGTCAACGAGGAGGTCGCCGGGCTGGCCCGGGTCGGGCCCGTGCACAACCAGGCGCAGGCGGTGATGCGGGTGCTCAAGTCCCCCGAGACGGCAGTGCACTTGGTGACGCTGCTGGAGGAGATGCCCGTACAGGAGACGGCGGACGGTGTGGCCGAACTGCGCGAGGCGGGCCTGCCCGTGGGCGCGGCGCTGGTGAACATGGTGCGGCCCCGGCTCGTGGACGAGGACCTGCTGCACCAGGTCGACCGCGGCCCCGGCGGCGAGTTGGCGGAGGCGCTGAAGCGCGCGGGACTCTCCCGCGCAGGGCGCTTCGTAGGGCCGCTGCTGGAGCAGGCACACGAGCACGCGGAACGCGTCGCGCTGGAGCAGGAGCAGCGCTCCACACTGGCGAAGCTGGACATGCCGGTCTACGAACTCGACCTGCTCTCCGAGGGTGTCGAACTCGCCGGGCTGTACCAGCTCGCGGCGGATCTGCGCGATCAGTTGCCGGCACGGCAGGAGAGGGCATGA
- a CDS encoding DUF4177 domain-containing protein, translated as MTKWEYATVPLLVHATKQILDTWGEDGWELVQVVPGPTGSEQLVAYLKREKQ; from the coding sequence ATGACGAAGTGGGAATACGCGACCGTGCCGCTGCTCGTGCACGCGACCAAGCAGATTCTGGACACCTGGGGCGAGGACGGCTGGGAGCTGGTCCAGGTCGTACCCGGCCCGACGGGCTCCGAGCAGTTGGTGGCATACCTCAAGCGGGAGAAGCAGTGA
- a CDS encoding RidA family protein: MSRVASRLAELGITLPEVATPAGAYVPAVRSGRYVYTAGQVPLVEGRLPLTGKVGAEVTPEEAKDLARTCALNALAAVDSVAGGLERVVRVVKVTGFVASAPDFTAQPAVINGASELLGEVFEDAGVHARSAVGVAVLPLDAPVEVEIQVELADWAE, encoded by the coding sequence GTGAGCCGCGTCGCCTCCCGGCTCGCCGAACTCGGCATCACGCTGCCCGAAGTGGCCACCCCCGCGGGCGCGTACGTGCCTGCGGTCCGCAGCGGACGGTACGTCTACACCGCGGGCCAGGTCCCGCTCGTAGAGGGCAGGCTGCCGCTCACAGGGAAGGTCGGCGCGGAGGTCACGCCGGAGGAGGCCAAGGACCTGGCGCGTACGTGTGCGCTCAACGCGCTGGCGGCCGTCGACTCGGTCGCGGGCGGCCTGGAGCGGGTCGTACGCGTGGTGAAGGTCACCGGATTCGTCGCCTCCGCCCCGGACTTCACCGCTCAGCCCGCCGTGATCAACGGTGCCAGCGAACTGCTGGGCGAGGTCTTCGAGGACGCGGGGGTGCACGCGCGAAGCGCCGTCGGCGTCGCCGTGCTGCCGCTGGACGCACCCGTCGAGGTCGAGATCCAGGTCGAGTTGGCCGACTGGGCGGAGTGA
- a CDS encoding NUDIX hydrolase, with amino-acid sequence MSSSTNGQWYPPEWPERIRALAAGELTPVTPRLAATVMLLRDGGGAGGGPEVHMLRRRTSMAFAGGAYAYPGGGVDPRDEHWGPAETRDGGGEPRPEAGDPRPGDGWAGPSRKEWAERFGTDEATAQAVVCAAVRETFEEAGVLLAGPDATSVVDDTTGDDWERDRAALAAHELSFADFLQRRGLVLRSDLLGAWAHWITPEFEKRRYDTWFFVAALPEGQRTRNASTEADRTVWMRPAEAAEGYDRGELLMMPPTIAMLRQLAPYGSAAATLAASTERDLTAVLAEARLEDGQVVLSWPGYDEFTKRVPTSVPRGGGETEGADTDNGGVGGADVSDDGGSDGGKSEGRVGGGDGREPGGTPE; translated from the coding sequence ATGTCGTCCTCCACGAACGGTCAGTGGTATCCACCGGAGTGGCCGGAGCGCATCCGCGCCCTCGCCGCGGGCGAACTCACGCCCGTGACCCCGCGTCTGGCCGCCACGGTCATGCTGCTGCGTGACGGCGGTGGCGCGGGCGGTGGCCCCGAGGTGCACATGCTGCGCAGGCGTACGTCGATGGCCTTCGCCGGGGGTGCTTACGCGTATCCCGGCGGCGGCGTCGACCCGCGCGACGAGCACTGGGGCCCGGCGGAGACCCGGGACGGCGGCGGCGAACCTCGCCCGGAGGCGGGCGACCCGCGGCCGGGCGACGGCTGGGCCGGGCCGTCGCGCAAGGAGTGGGCGGAACGGTTCGGCACGGACGAGGCGACCGCCCAGGCCGTCGTATGCGCGGCCGTACGCGAGACCTTCGAGGAGGCGGGCGTACTTCTCGCGGGCCCGGACGCGACGAGCGTCGTGGACGACACCACCGGCGACGACTGGGAGCGCGACCGCGCCGCGCTCGCCGCACACGAACTCTCCTTCGCCGACTTCCTCCAGCGCCGCGGACTGGTCCTGCGCAGCGATCTGCTCGGCGCGTGGGCGCACTGGATCACGCCGGAGTTCGAGAAGCGCCGCTACGACACCTGGTTCTTCGTGGCCGCGCTGCCCGAGGGCCAGCGGACGCGCAACGCATCCACCGAGGCGGACCGCACCGTCTGGATGCGGCCCGCCGAGGCCGCCGAGGGCTACGACCGCGGCGAACTGCTGATGATGCCGCCGACGATCGCCATGCTGCGCCAGCTCGCGCCGTACGGAAGCGCCGCCGCCACGCTCGCGGCGAGCACTGAGCGGGACCTGACGGCGGTGCTCGCCGAGGCACGGCTGGAGGACGGGCAGGTCGTGCTGAGCTGGCCGGGATACGACGAGTTCACGAAGCGGGTGCCGACGAGCGTGCCGCGCGGCGGGGGCGAGACCGAGGGCGCGGATACGGACAACGGCGGCGTGGGCGGCGCTGACGTGAGCGACGACGGCGGGAGCGACGGCGGCAAGAGCGAGGGCCGAGTCGGCGGTGGCGACGGCCGTGAGCCCGGAGGGACCCCGGAATGA
- a CDS encoding MBL fold metallo-hydrolase yields MTHAASLPGQPRGGALGGQATARAHCVLAPNPSPMTLDGTNTWIVAEPGSDQAVVIDPGPLDEGHLRHVLAIAERSGKRVALTLLTHGHPDHAEGAVRFAELSGTSVRALDPALRLGDEGLAEGDVVETGGLELRVVPTPGHTADSLSFHLPAEGAVLTGDTVLGRGTTVVAHPDGRLGDYLDSLRRLRSLTADDGVSTVLPGHGPVLEDAQGVIDFYLAHRADRLAQVEQAVGQGFRTAQQVVAHVYADVDRSLWPAAELSVRAQLVYLRERGAA; encoded by the coding sequence ATGACCCACGCCGCATCCCTCCCCGGCCAGCCGCGCGGCGGAGCGCTCGGCGGCCAGGCCACGGCACGCGCCCACTGCGTACTCGCGCCCAACCCGTCCCCCATGACCCTGGACGGCACCAACACCTGGATCGTCGCCGAACCCGGCTCCGACCAGGCCGTCGTCATCGACCCAGGGCCGCTCGACGAGGGGCATCTGCGCCATGTGCTCGCCATCGCCGAACGTTCGGGCAAGCGCGTGGCACTGACGCTCCTCACCCACGGCCATCCCGATCACGCCGAGGGCGCCGTGCGCTTCGCCGAGCTGTCGGGCACATCCGTACGCGCACTCGACCCCGCGCTGCGCCTCGGCGACGAGGGCCTGGCCGAGGGCGACGTCGTGGAGACGGGGGGCCTGGAGCTGCGCGTCGTGCCCACGCCGGGCCACACCGCGGACTCGCTCTCGTTCCATCTGCCCGCCGAGGGCGCGGTGCTGACGGGCGACACCGTCCTCGGCCGCGGTACGACCGTCGTCGCGCACCCCGACGGACGGCTCGGCGACTACCTCGACTCGCTGCGCCGCCTGCGCTCGCTCACGGCCGACGACGGTGTCTCCACCGTGCTGCCGGGCCACGGGCCCGTGCTGGAGGACGCTCAGGGCGTCATCGACTTCTATCTGGCGCATCGTGCCGACCGCCTCGCCCAGGTCGAGCAGGCGGTGGGGCAGGGGTTCCGCACGGCGCAGCAGGTCGTCGCCCACGTGTACGCGGACGTCGACCGTTCCCTGTGGCCCGCGGCGGAGTTGTCCGTACGCGCGCAGCTCGTATATCTGCGGGAGCGGGGCGCGGCGTAG
- a CDS encoding Crp/Fnr family transcriptional regulator gives MDDVLRRAPLFAALDEEQAAELRASMSETTLARSEALFHEGDPGDRLYVVTEGKVKLHRTSPDGRENMLAVLGPGELIGELSLFDPGPRTATASALTEVKLLGLGHGDLQPWLNVRPEVASALLRAIARRLRRTNDSMSDLVFSDVPGRVAKQLLDLSRRFGVQSEEGIHVVHDLTQEELAQLVGASRETVNKALADFAGRGWLRLEARAVILLDIERLAKRSR, from the coding sequence GTGGACGACGTTCTGCGGCGCGCACCGCTCTTCGCGGCGCTCGATGAGGAGCAAGCCGCTGAGCTGCGCGCCTCCATGTCGGAGACCACGCTCGCGCGCAGTGAGGCCCTCTTTCACGAGGGCGACCCGGGCGACCGTCTCTATGTAGTCACCGAAGGGAAGGTCAAGCTCCACCGCACCTCCCCTGACGGCCGGGAGAACATGCTGGCCGTACTCGGCCCCGGCGAGCTCATCGGCGAGCTTTCCCTCTTCGACCCCGGCCCGCGTACGGCGACGGCCTCGGCCCTGACCGAGGTCAAGCTGCTCGGCCTGGGTCACGGCGACCTCCAGCCCTGGCTGAACGTGCGCCCCGAGGTGGCCTCGGCGCTTCTGCGGGCCATCGCGCGCAGGCTGCGCCGTACCAACGACTCGATGTCCGACCTCGTCTTCTCCGACGTCCCCGGCCGGGTGGCGAAGCAGCTTCTCGACCTCTCGCGGCGCTTCGGCGTGCAGTCGGAGGAAGGCATCCACGTGGTGCACGACCTCACGCAGGAGGAGCTGGCGCAGCTCGTCGGCGCCTCGCGCGAGACCGTGAACAAGGCGCTCGCGGACTTCGCGGGCCGCGGCTGGCTGCGGCTCGAAGCACGTGCGGTGATCCTGCTCGACATCGAGCGGCTGGCCAAGCGGAGCCGCTGA
- the nth gene encoding endonuclease III, with amino-acid sequence MTPVKTAKAVKKTAPAKPESRLAMVRRARRINRELGEVYYYAHPELDFENPFQLLVATVLSAQTTDLRVNQTTPAVFAAYPTPEDMAAADPEKLEELLRPTGFFRAKAKSLLGLSAGIRDRFGGEVPGNIEDLVSLPGVGRKTAFVVLGNAFGVPGLTVDTHFGRLVRRWRLTEQTDAEKVEAEIAEIIPKSEWTMFSHRTIFHGRRICHSRKPACGACPIAQLCPSYGEGELDPEKAKKLLKYEMGGLPGQRLKPPADYPGRPAPPLGGNGAETGADGGSTAGAAR; translated from the coding sequence GTGACACCGGTGAAAACCGCTAAAGCCGTGAAGAAGACCGCGCCCGCGAAGCCGGAGTCCCGGCTCGCCATGGTCCGCCGTGCCCGCCGCATCAACCGCGAGCTCGGCGAGGTCTACTACTACGCCCACCCCGAGCTCGACTTCGAGAACCCGTTCCAGCTCCTCGTCGCCACGGTCCTCTCCGCCCAGACCACTGACCTGCGGGTCAACCAGACGACGCCCGCCGTCTTCGCCGCCTATCCGACCCCCGAGGACATGGCCGCCGCCGACCCGGAGAAGCTGGAGGAACTGCTGCGTCCCACGGGTTTCTTCCGCGCCAAGGCCAAGTCCCTGCTGGGGCTGTCGGCCGGTATCCGCGACCGCTTCGGCGGCGAGGTGCCGGGCAACATAGAGGATCTGGTGTCGCTGCCCGGCGTCGGCCGCAAGACCGCGTTCGTCGTGCTGGGCAACGCCTTCGGCGTCCCCGGGCTGACGGTCGACACCCACTTCGGCCGCCTCGTACGGCGCTGGAGGCTCACCGAGCAGACCGACGCGGAGAAGGTCGAGGCCGAGATCGCGGAGATCATCCCGAAGAGCGAGTGGACGATGTTCTCGCACCGGACGATCTTCCATGGCCGCCGCATCTGCCACTCACGCAAACCGGCCTGCGGTGCCTGCCCCATCGCACAGCTCTGCCCCTCGTACGGCGAGGGCGAACTCGACCCGGAGAAGGCGAAGAAGCTGCTGAAGTACGAGATGGGCGGGCTGCCGGGGCAGCGGCTGAAGCCCCCGGCGGACTATCCGGGGCGTCCGGCGCCCCCGCTCGGCGGCAACGGTGCCGAGACCGGCGCGGACGGTGGGAGCACCGCCGGGGCCGCCCGGTGA